CCCCAGGGGCCGACGCTGGCGTCCACCTCCAGCACCGCCTCCGGCGGCATGTCGGGCGTGGCGCCCTGGTTGGGCACGTCGAGCACGTGGAGCGCGGGCCGGCCGGTCCAGAGCGACTCCATGGCGCCCAGCGCCGCCTCCGAGTACCAGGCGCCACCCCTCTGGCCGAGCTCCGCGGGCGGCTCGCTCCGTTCGTGCTGGCGGTAGAGGTCGAGGAGCTGCCGGTCGACCGCCTCCACGCGGTCGGCGCGCGTCCCCTCGCCCGCCTCCAGCGCCCTCCTCGCCTCGGCCAGCGTCGCCTGCGGCAGGAAGTAGTAGCGCAGGTAGGGGTTGGGGATCAGCCCGAGCCGCCGCGCGTACCCGAGGAAGGCCTCCACCTCGGGCGAGGCGG
This sequence is a window from Bacillota bacterium. Protein-coding genes within it:
- a CDS encoding 6-phospho-beta-glucosidase (catalyzes the fromation of N-acetyl-D-glucosamine and N-acetyl-D-glucosamine-6-phosphate from diacetylchitobiose-6-phosphate) translates to RVSLRTIGLNHLSWSRLFLDGREITGEILASDLALRELVANLPGLDAASPEVEAFLGYARRLGLIPNPYLRYYFLPQATLAEARRALEAGEGTRADRVEAVDRQLLDLYRQHERSEPPAELGQRGGAWYSEAALGAMESLWTGRPALHVLDVPNQGATPDMPPEAVLEVDASVGPWGVRPVAHGRLRPELRGLMQQVKAYEELTVEAALTGDRETALAALVAHPLVPGVAVARELLEELLEAHRPYLPRFFPR